A part of Terriglobus roseus genomic DNA contains:
- a CDS encoding MBL fold metallo-hydrolase translates to MKLTCIHKDLAQLTFLGISNCYLVRESDGFTLVDCTISGQAAKIIQSAQELGGSIRRILLTHAHLDHIGSLDQLHAQLGPVDVAISQREAPFLHKDLSLRPDEPQHKPKGSFPGAKTRPTHTLTDGELFGSLRCIFTPGHTPGHFCFLDERDGTLFAGDALMSVGGLHLVTAPPWYFPLPKGGTWDCPLADASAKRLLDYKPKSIATGHGRFITNGLQALARLVG, encoded by the coding sequence ATGAAACTCACATGCATCCACAAAGATCTGGCGCAACTGACATTCCTGGGTATCTCCAACTGTTACCTCGTCCGCGAAAGCGACGGCTTTACGCTGGTGGACTGCACCATCAGCGGTCAGGCTGCAAAGATTATCCAGTCCGCACAAGAACTCGGCGGCAGCATTCGCCGCATCCTGCTCACACACGCACATCTTGACCACATCGGCTCGCTCGATCAGTTGCACGCGCAACTTGGACCCGTGGACGTGGCCATCTCGCAGCGTGAAGCCCCGTTTCTGCACAAGGATCTTTCACTGCGTCCCGATGAGCCGCAGCACAAGCCCAAGGGCAGCTTCCCCGGAGCAAAGACGCGGCCCACGCACACACTTACCGACGGTGAACTTTTCGGTTCACTCCGCTGCATCTTCACGCCCGGCCACACACCGGGCCACTTCTGCTTCCTCGACGAACGCGACGGCACACTCTTCGCAGGCGATGCACTCATGAGCGTCGGCGGTCTGCACCTCGTCACCGCACCGCCCTGGTACTTCCCACTGCCAAAAGGCGGCACATGGGATTGCCCATTGGCCGACGCGTCCGCAAAACGCCTGCTGGACTACAAACCGAAATCCATCGCTACCGGCCACGGCCGCTTCATCACCAACGGCTTGCAGGCACTCGCTCGATTAGTCGGTTAG
- a CDS encoding nuclear transport factor 2 family protein, with protein MKLPLLVPVLALICSTGICAAQSTPADEATFRKLQSDWAEARKNQDVAFLERFYATEFTVGVMNGSENTREQDISVFRTKILKPAVITDTEMVVHRYGEAALVTGVEHLEGTYAGNSGAFDLRFANTYVYRDGRWQMVRHQATPIVKP; from the coding sequence ATGAAGCTTCCCCTGCTGGTGCCGGTGTTGGCCTTGATCTGCAGTACAGGTATTTGTGCGGCGCAGTCCACGCCTGCGGATGAGGCCACCTTTCGCAAGTTGCAAAGCGACTGGGCAGAGGCGCGGAAGAACCAGGACGTTGCGTTTCTGGAGCGGTTCTATGCGACCGAGTTCACCGTTGGCGTGATGAACGGCAGCGAGAACACTCGCGAGCAGGACATCAGCGTGTTCCGCACCAAGATTCTGAAGCCCGCTGTTATTACGGATACCGAGATGGTGGTGCATCGCTACGGCGAAGCAGCGCTGGTGACGGGCGTGGAGCATCTGGAAGGTACGTACGCCGGGAACAGCGGCGCGTTCGACCTTCGGTTTGCAAACACATATGTGTATCGCGATGGCCGTTGGCAGATGGTGCGACACCAGGCCACGCCGATTGTGAAGCCCTAA
- a CDS encoding S9 family peptidase, producing MNHTLYRSAAALALGFAAVASAQQTLTAADYARAESRLATKTASLVDHAVTQVTWLKNPSAPEGGDRFWYRDTANGNTTFMLVDAAKNTKAPAFDHALMANALNAAGIRNASSTSLPITDISYADSNNTIVVGVRGERYRCAMAASYTCTKEAIPPAHQQGAQPAVSTTGTGGNAGMSTNPATAAPLRPGRDEAVVSPDGKKAAFIRDWNLWVRDISTGEEKPLTTDGAYNYGYATDNAGWTHSNRAVLVWSPDSKKIATFQQDQRKTGMMYLVSAAVGHPTLDAWPYPLPGDKDVTMIERVVIDVDAAKVVRLKMPADQHRSSLCDDISCRGGGWDDVQWSADAKTLAFLSTSRDHRTENLRMADVSTGDVRDVMNEVAATYFESGNGKVNWKYLSTRNEILWFSERNNWGNLFLYDAGTGKLKHEVTKGDWNVTQVLRVDEKTGDIFFEGVGREKGWDPYYSAVYRGNLDGKGVTLLSPEPMNHAATFSEDGKYFVDVFSTPQVPQTTVLRDATGKTIAEVAKADITRLKATGWQAPINITVKARDGKTDLYGLMFKPSNFDATKKYPIVNYIYPGPQTGSVGSRSFSAARGDSPALAELGFIVVSIDGMGTPWRSKKFHDAYFGDMGDNTLPDQVAGMKELAAKNAWIDIDKAGIWGHSGGGFATADAMFRYPDFFKVGWSESGNHENRNYEDDWAEKWIGLDDAANKKAYDDAANEAHAANLKGKLMLVHGTMDDNVPPNNTLVVVDALMKANKDFDLLMVPNAHHGYADQAYYIMRRRWDYFVKNLAGGMPPKEYPLAMPQAQAGRRR from the coding sequence ATGAACCACACTTTGTATCGTTCCGCTGCCGCGCTGGCGCTCGGCTTTGCCGCTGTTGCTTCTGCGCAGCAAACCCTGACCGCTGCTGACTATGCTCGCGCGGAAAGTCGACTTGCTACCAAGACCGCGTCGCTGGTGGACCACGCTGTGACGCAGGTGACGTGGTTGAAGAATCCTTCCGCGCCGGAAGGCGGCGACCGATTCTGGTATCGCGATACGGCGAATGGCAACACGACCTTCATGCTGGTGGATGCGGCGAAGAACACGAAGGCGCCCGCGTTTGACCATGCGCTGATGGCGAATGCGCTGAATGCTGCGGGCATTCGGAATGCAAGCTCAACGAGCCTGCCGATCACCGATATCAGCTACGCCGACAGCAACAACACGATTGTTGTGGGTGTGCGTGGTGAGCGTTATCGCTGTGCGATGGCCGCGAGCTACACGTGCACCAAAGAAGCGATTCCACCTGCGCATCAGCAGGGTGCGCAGCCTGCCGTGAGCACGACCGGCACGGGCGGCAATGCAGGCATGAGCACGAATCCCGCGACGGCTGCGCCGCTGCGTCCGGGACGTGATGAAGCCGTGGTTTCGCCGGATGGCAAGAAGGCTGCGTTCATTCGCGATTGGAATCTGTGGGTGCGCGACATCTCTACGGGTGAAGAGAAGCCGCTGACCACGGATGGCGCTTACAACTACGGCTATGCAACGGATAACGCGGGATGGACGCACAGCAATCGTGCGGTGCTGGTGTGGTCGCCTGACTCGAAGAAGATTGCGACGTTTCAACAGGACCAGCGCAAGACGGGGATGATGTACCTGGTGAGCGCTGCGGTGGGCCATCCTACGCTGGATGCGTGGCCGTATCCGCTGCCGGGCGATAAAGACGTCACCATGATTGAGCGTGTGGTGATTGATGTGGATGCTGCGAAGGTCGTTCGACTGAAGATGCCTGCGGACCAGCATCGTTCGTCGTTGTGCGATGACATTAGCTGCCGTGGTGGTGGATGGGATGATGTGCAGTGGAGCGCCGATGCGAAGACACTGGCGTTTCTTTCCACGAGCCGCGATCATCGCACGGAAAACTTGCGCATGGCGGATGTGTCCACGGGCGATGTGCGCGATGTGATGAACGAAGTTGCGGCCACTTACTTTGAGAGCGGCAATGGCAAGGTGAACTGGAAGTATCTGTCGACGCGCAACGAGATTCTTTGGTTCAGCGAGCGTAACAACTGGGGAAATCTTTTCCTGTATGACGCAGGCACCGGAAAGCTGAAGCATGAAGTCACGAAGGGTGATTGGAATGTGACGCAGGTGTTGCGCGTGGATGAGAAGACGGGCGACATCTTCTTTGAGGGCGTGGGACGCGAGAAGGGTTGGGATCCGTATTACTCCGCTGTTTATCGCGGCAATCTGGATGGCAAGGGTGTGACGCTGCTGTCGCCGGAGCCGATGAATCATGCGGCAACCTTCAGCGAAGATGGCAAGTACTTCGTCGACGTGTTCAGCACGCCGCAGGTGCCGCAGACTACTGTGTTGCGCGATGCAACGGGTAAGACGATTGCCGAAGTTGCGAAGGCGGATATCACTCGGCTGAAGGCTACGGGATGGCAGGCGCCGATCAACATTACGGTGAAGGCTCGTGATGGCAAGACGGACCTGTATGGGTTGATGTTTAAGCCGTCGAACTTCGATGCAACGAAGAAGTATCCGATTGTGAACTACATCTATCCGGGGCCGCAGACGGGGTCGGTGGGATCACGCAGCTTTTCGGCGGCGCGTGGCGATAGCCCGGCGTTGGCGGAGTTGGGATTCATTGTGGTTTCCATCGACGGCATGGGAACACCGTGGCGCAGCAAGAAGTTTCATGATGCTTACTTTGGCGATATGGGCGACAACACGTTGCCGGACCAGGTGGCAGGCATGAAGGAGTTGGCTGCGAAGAACGCGTGGATCGACATTGATAAGGCCGGCATCTGGGGACACAGTGGTGGTGGATTTGCCACGGCGGATGCGATGTTCCGCTATCCGGATTTCTTCAAGGTGGGTTGGAGCGAGAGCGGCAACCACGAGAATCGGAACTATGAAGATGACTGGGCTGAGAAGTGGATTGGTCTGGATGACGCTGCGAACAAGAAGGCTTATGACGACGCAGCCAACGAAGCGCATGCAGCAAATCTGAAGGGCAAGCTGATGCTGGTGCACGGAACGATGGATGACAACGTTCCGCCGAACAACACGCTTGTGGTTGTGGACGCGTTGATGAAGGCGAACAAGGACTTTGATCTGCTGATGGTTCCGAATGCGCACCACGGCTATGCGGATCAGGCGTATTACATCATGCGTCGTCGTTGGGATTACTTTGTGAAGAACCTTGCGGGTGGCATGCCGCCGAAGGAGTATCCACTGGCAATGCCGCAGGCTCAGGCGGGACGTCGACGGTAG
- a CDS encoding RNA methyltransferase: MQNRIAVVLVRARNPLNIGAVARAMSNFGFADLRVVNDYDVPFQDARSAIDAAPVLNTARQFGSVAEAVADCTLVYGTTALGERRLLHPVDMLRDAQTHVRDAVTTGGRAAVLFGSEKTGLSADEMSHCHRLLTIPMNTSGVSMNLGQAAAVCLYELIRESATPQRPLPPEAMPANAEEIARMEAVLGEVLEESGYAHRYPANMREVTHRRMVRRMTLDRGDVDAWIGVLRQVLWKLRKE; this comes from the coding sequence TTGCAAAATCGGATTGCCGTGGTGTTGGTGCGGGCGCGGAATCCGCTGAATATTGGCGCTGTTGCGCGCGCGATGAGCAACTTTGGATTTGCCGATCTGCGCGTGGTGAACGACTATGACGTTCCCTTTCAGGATGCGCGGTCCGCAATTGACGCTGCTCCTGTGCTGAATACGGCGCGCCAATTTGGCAGCGTTGCGGAAGCGGTTGCGGATTGCACTTTGGTTTACGGCACCACTGCTCTGGGTGAGCGCAGGCTGTTGCATCCGGTGGATATGTTGCGGGATGCGCAGACGCATGTTCGCGACGCAGTGACTACGGGTGGCCGTGCGGCTGTTTTATTTGGTTCGGAGAAGACGGGACTATCTGCTGATGAGATGAGCCATTGCCATCGGCTGTTGACGATTCCTATGAACACCAGCGGTGTCTCCATGAATCTGGGGCAGGCTGCTGCGGTGTGTCTTTATGAACTGATTCGTGAGAGCGCGACTCCGCAAAGACCTTTGCCACCGGAGGCGATGCCTGCGAATGCCGAGGAAATTGCGCGGATGGAAGCGGTGCTGGGCGAAGTGCTGGAGGAGAGCGGTTATGCGCATCGGTATCCGGCGAATATGCGTGAGGTGACGCATCGGCGGATGGTGCGGAGGATGACGCTGGACCGCGGCGATGTGGATGCGTGGATTGGTGTGCTGCGGCAGGTGTTGTGGAAGCTGCGCAAGGAATAG